The DNA sequence AGGAACTTTTCCGCCATAGATTCGATAGGGTGCGTAGTTTCGGGAATAATTTGCCTTGGATCGGTAGAGGCTAACTCTAGCCATCCTGCGACAATCGTTTGGCCGTCGATTCCAGTCGTCTCGCGACGATACGATAGTGAAATCTCTCGGGTCATGTCGAACCTCCCCTAAACCACGCATAGTTTATAGGTATTATTATAGCAAATTATATCTAATTTGTCAATATTTTATTAATTTTTATATCTTATAAATCGTGTGAGCCAAACAGTGATCGAACAATATCTGTCATAGTGACGAGTCCGACAACTTTGCCGTCTTTTTCAACCAACAGTACTGAACTGTGGTATTCTGCCATTTGTTTGAGAGCCGCCTCGAGCGGTGCGGTTTGATCGACCGGCGGCGGCGCTTTGCGGATGACGTCGGCGAGCACTTTTTCATGTTGGTCGATCGGCAAGACGTCATCGAGATAGAGAAATCCTACAGTGTGATCGATGCTGTTATTGATAACCGGGAAGATCTTGTAGCCAGACGAAAACAGTTCGTCGAGCAGTTTCGGAGTCAAATGATCGCGACTATGGATAAAACCGATATTGGCGCGCGGCGTCATGACCGATTTGACCGCTTTATCTTTGAAATCGATCGTATTTTTAATCAGGTCTTTGGTGTCGTCGTCGAGAAAATCACCATTATGGATAAGGTGCATCAGCTCGGCCTCGGAACCAATATGCGGCTCGTCGCTGGCGATAACGAGCTTGCTCAGGATGCCGGTCCAGGCAAAATAGCGATTGAAAAAGTCGAGATGACTACCGATGAGTGACGCCGCAACGCCGTGGAGCATGCGCCCCAGGAGCCATGACAGGAGGATTGCGCCAAATGCAATAGCCCCACCACCCCATAATCCCCAGGCGTTGACCGACAGACCAGTTAATAAGATTGCGACGACTAGCGCCAACGCATGAACGAGAATCGATAATCCTGGATAGAGATCCAAAAAACGTGCTAATTGGCGGTATTTTTTATTGTGTTCAGCCAAGTTATTGATTTCAAAACGCGACTGTCCTGCCTGAAATCGGAACGCTAGCAAGCAAACTAGAACGAGTCCAGTTAGCGATATCAGCAGAATATCCATACCTAATAGTATAGCATAATAACGATACGGAAATAACAGAGCAGCGGCTTGACGGGAACACCTCCTCGCGAGTATCATGAAAGGATAAAACGAGGGGGAATATGGACAAAATCATCATTGTTGTCGGCGCCGTTATTGTAACCAGCTTTATTCTATGGTGGTTCTTTGGAAAACGCAAAACAACTGAAACGGAGGCAAATATGTCAGATCATAGCCAAGAAGTAACCGTGACGGTAAAGGGCGGCTATACGCCAAATACGGTCGTGCTAAAACAAGGTGTGCCGGCCAAGATTGTCTTTGACCGCAAAGACCCGTCAGGCTGTTTTAATGAGGTGGTATTTCCAGATTTTGGCATCCATGAAACATTGCCAGTTAATGAGTCCTACCCGATCGAGATCGATACGAGCAAACCAGGCGAATACCAGTACGCCTGCGGCATGAACATGTTCCACGGCAAGGTGGTGATCAAATAAATGAGCGTTAAAAGTCGCTTTGTTATTTCGCTACTATGCTCTCTGCCGATGGCGTTCGAGATGATGGCGCGTCCGCTGTTTGGCTGGGAGCTGCCGGGTCATACCTATACGATGTTTGCCTTGACGACAGTCGTCATGATAATCGGTGCGTGGCCATTTATTCGTACAGCGATGGCGGCCTTTCGCAATCACCATGCCAACATGGATACGCTGATTGCCATCGGCACGTCAACTGCCTATATCTATAGCATGTACGCCATGCTGAATCACCAACCGGTGTTTTTTGAAGTGGCAGCGTTCGTGATCACTTTTATTTTATTAGGCCAACTGTTCGAGGAGATGACCAAAGGTCGCGCTAATAGTGCGATCGAAAAATTACTGGTCTTGCAAGCCAAAGATGCCGAAGTGTTGCGTGGTGGCAAGTTAGTTCAGATTCCGCTCACGGAGATTGTAGTTGGTGACATTGTGCAGGTCAAGCCCGGACAAAAGATCGCGGTGGACGGCGTCATCGTCGAGGGCTCATCGACGATCGACGAGGCAATGGTGACCGGAGAGAGTCTGCCAGTTAGCAAAAAAGTAGGTGATACCGTGATCGGTTCGACCATCAACAAAACTGGCATGTTCATGTTCCAGGCAACCAAGGTTGGTCATGACACCTTGCTAGCTCAGATTGTTGAGCTGGTGAAAAAGGCTCAGGTCAGCCGCGCGCCAATCCAGAAAACGGTCGATACCATCTCGAATATTTTTGTGCCTACCGTTCTCATTATCGCTATCCTCACGTTTGTCGTTTGGCACGTATTGTTGGATGCGGATATTGCGACTGCTATGCTGTATGCGGTCGCGGTCATTATTATTGCCTGCCCGTGCGCATTAGGCTTGGCGACACCAACGGCGCTGATGGTCGGGACGGGTCGCGGGGCAAAAATGGGCATTATCATTAAAAATGGCGAGGTTCTCGAGGCCGCTCATGACATCCAGACCGTTATATTTGATAAAACTGGCACAATTACCCTTGGTAAACCAGTTGTAACTGATGTTGTTGGTGATGAAAAAGCAGTTTTGCAGCTAGCGGCCAGCCTAGAGCACGCATCGGAGCATCCACTGGCAGCAGCGATTTTGGATAAAGCTAGCGAGCTAGGTATCGAACCTAAAAAGGTGACTAAATTCCGAGCGCTCGAGGGCCGAGGTGTGAGTGCGGAGATAGACGGCGCGCTGACCTTTATCGGCAATGGGACATTGCTCCCAGGCAAACTTGACACCACATTAGAAAAGGAAATGCAGCGTCTACAGGATGAGGCAAAAACCGTCGTCATTGTTGGCAGCAAAAACAAAGCCACTGGTCTGATCGCCATCCAGGACACGCCAAAAGATACGTCGACTGCAGCGATCGCTACGCTCAAAAAACGAGGATATCACACCATTATGATCACGGGCGACAATGAACGCGTGGCGCGAGCTATCGCCGACCAGGTTGGTATCAACGAAGTAGTTGCCGAGGTTCTGCCGAGCGACAAAGCTGACCATGTAGCGTCGCTACAATCCCGCGGCAAAGTGGCATTCGTGGGTGACGGTATCAACGATGCACCGGCCCTAGCGGCGGCAGATCTCGGCATTGCTATGGGTTCCGGTACGGATATAGCGATTGAATCCGGCGGTATCGTGCTAGTCAAAAATGACCTGCGAGACATCGTGACGGCACTCGCTCTCAGTCAAAAGACATTTAATCGCATCAAACTCAACCTGTTCTGGGCGTTTATCTACAATGTTATCGGTATACCGATCGCTGCCGGGGTGTTCGTTTGGGTAGGGCTCAAACTCAGTCCAGAGCTGGCTGGCCTAGCCATGGCATTTAGTTCGGTATCGGTCGTCTCGAGCTCGTTACTGCTCAATCGGGTGAAACTGTAAATTCATAAATAAAGAACTGCCCTCAAAAGGCAGTTTTTCTATTTAATTCAGATTTTGGAGGGCCCACCGGGACTTGAACCCGGGACACCAAGCTTAAGAGGCTCGTGCTCTAACCAACTGAGCTATAGGCCCGTAACCAGCCTAGATTATACACTAGACTGGGTGTAATTTCAATCTCTGTTGCGCTGTCGGATCAATCTGTTACAATAGATATGTTGCGCACCCGTAGCTCAGCGGATTAGAGTACTTGGCTTCGAACCAAGTGGTCGCAGGTTCGAATCCTGCCGGGTGTACCAGAAATTATTTCAGATAGGTATTTCCCCAATGACAAAGATATTAAATGGCCGTGATTTAGCTGATTTCATAAAGGAGCGTCAAGCCCACCAGGTGCGCGGGTTGATTCAGCATGACCATGTTCGTCCTAAACTAGCCATTATTCAAACGATCGATAATCCCGTGATTGATACCTATGTTCGACTGAAAAAGGCCTACGGCGCGGATATTTTGATTGATGTCGATGTGCATAAAATCCCTCAGTCCGAGGCGATAGCGTTAGTGGCGCGGCTCAACCAAGACGACACAGTGCATGGCATCATTATTCAATTACCACTAGAAAACCCAGAGGAAACGAGTCAGATCGTTGATGCGGTCGATCCAGCCAAAGATGTCGATGGTCTGGGCGCGGGTGCGATCCTAGATCCAGCGACGCCGATGGCGATCAATTGGTTGCTGGCTGGGTATAATGTAGAATTACGCGGTAAAAACATTGTCATTGTTGGCAACGGTCGTCTCGTTGGAGCGCCGCTGGCGCGCATGTGGCGTAATAGTAATTTAGCAGTTACAGTACTCGATTCTAGTAGCAACGATCCGGAACAAATCAAGGACGCTGATGTGATCGTGGCGGCAACTGGTGTGCCTGGTTTAATCAAAAGTGATGATGTCAAAACAGGCGCGGTCGTCATAGACGCTGGCACCGCCTCCGAACAGGGGAAAATTGTCGGTGACGTCGATCCTGAGTTGCGCGACAGGTCAGATATTACGATTACGCCCGAAAAGGGCGGCGTTGGGCCGCTCACCATCACGGCACTATTTGATAATGTAATTCGTGCGGCTAGATCGACGGTCAAAGACTAATCGGCAGTTGGGGCAATCCCGAGGATGTTTTTGATTTGCTCGACGACTTGGCGTGGCGTCAGGTCGGCTTTGACGATATAGTGTTCAACACCTAGGGCATCCAGTTCACGCGGGGCTTCTTGTTGGCCTATATTCGTTAGGATAATAACCGGAATATCTTGTCCACCTGGTAATGCCCTAATATTGCGCAGGGCAGTAGCGCCGTCCATTTCGGGCAGTTGAATGTCTAATAGAATAATGTCAGGCTGGTGGGCTGCGACCATAGGAACGCCGTCCTTGCCGTTGGCTGCGACGTTAACGTCGAACCCTTCGGACTCGAGTTTCATGCGGTACATTTGGGCTATCATCAAATCGTCTTCGACAATGGCAATCCTTGTTATAGTGCTCATGCCCATTAGTATACCAGATCTAATTATTTAGTTATAGCGATGATGCCTTGAATGACGAGGAACAAGACCGCCGCAACGATCAATGTCGTGATTGAAACAGTTCGCAAAAACTTTTTATGATCATGGATCCATTGGCCAAAATCACTGCGAACGACAGCTTCAACTTTGTGGACTCTGACCGTATTATCGGTCTTTGCGGCGCCCGAATACTTTTTGTTACGTTTCTTTGACGTTTTTCCCATAAAACTATTTTACCACAAACCGAGTGTATGGTATAATATCGGACGGACTCTCCGCGGTCTCATCGTCTAACGGTTAGGACACCAGGTTTTCATCCTGGCAATCGGGGTTCGATTCCCCGTGAGATCACCAGAGTTTATAGAAAAATTTATTTTTTAAGGAAAGGCTCTCATGTCAAACAAACTAACTATGAAAAATACCAAGATCTTGGCTACCATTGGGCCGGCTGTTGATAGCCAGGAAAAAATCGCAGCTCTGATCGATGCCGGTGTCAATGGCTGCCGTATGAACTTTAGCCACGGCAACCCCGAAGAGCGCAATATGCAGTTCCAATGGATTCGTGAATATTCTGCCAAAGTTGGCAAGCACGTCGCGATTCTGCAGGATTTGCAAGGGCCAAAGATTCGCATCGGTCAATTAAAGGACGATATGCAATTTGATATCGAGGCTGGTGATGAAATCGGTTTGACCTATGGTATCGAACATGACGGCGGCAATAATCTGCCTTCACAGTTCGATCTGAGCCAAGGCGCCAAACCTGGCGAGAGGATTTATTTGTTTGATGGTAGAATCAAAACCATTGTTGAACGCATCGAAGGTGCAACGGTCTGGGTCAGAGCTGAAAATAGCGGCTACGTGATTAGCCGAAAATCTATTAATTTGCCCGATACCAATTTCGATCAGGGTCAGATTTTAACCGAAAAAGACATTGCCGACCTCGAATGGGGTGCTGACAAAGATTTTGATTACCTAGCAGTGAGCTTTATCCACAAAGCCTCTGATCTCGATTATATCCGTCAAATAATGGCTGATCGTGGTATCGATCGTCCGTTGATTACGAAACTCGAGACTAAAATGGGTGCTGATCCAGATAATCTAGAAGACATCGTAAAGAAATCTGATGGCGTTATGGTGGCTCGCGGTGATCTATCGACCGAAGCCGGTCTAGAGGTTGTTCCGGTTGTCCAGCGCAAGATTATTGCCTTGTGCCAAAAACACTGCAAGCTCAGTATTGTTGCGACCCAGATGATGGCTAGCATGGTGGATAATCCAGAGCCAACCCGTGCCGAGGTGAGCGATGTTGCGACGGCTGCGATCGAGGGTGCTGATGTCGTCATGTTATCAGAGGAAACTGCTATGGGTCATTACCCAATCGAGGCAGTCCAGGCTATGAAGAAGACGATTCTCTACGCCCAGGAACATCTACCGGTCAATCCACTGTATGTTCGCGAAGGTAGTGACGTGTATCGTGATTCAATCGCTGAATCGGCAGTTATGATGGCCCAGCGAACCGAGGCTGACGCGATCGTTGTTGAGACTTCGTCTGGCAAAATGGCTAGAAATATCGCTATTCATCGTCCAAAATGTCCGATTTTGGCAGTTGCTCCGAGTGATCGTGTCGCTAACCAGACCTCATTACTCTATGCGACGCATGGTTTTTATGGCCAAGCTGGCGAGGGTGTCGCGGTGGCGCAGAGATTATTTGACGAAGGATTCTTTGGTAAAGACCCTGCAACCATTATTGTTGTTAGGCGTTCGCCAGAGACTGCTCAGTCATCAATCGCTAACACGATACAGCTACAGGTTTTAGGTGCTCAATAAATAGCTAAAATTACCATAAACTGATACAATAAACATATAATTCGGAAAGGTATAGGTGGGAATAACATTTCCTTATAAAACGGTGCGTGACGTCGATGTTCAGGGCAAACAAATCCTGATGCGTGTTGACTATAATGTGCCACTCGGCAAAGATGGCTCGATAGCTGATGATTTTCGTATTACCGCGAGTCTGCCGACGATTCGCTATCTGTTGAAACGGGGTGCCAGGTTAGTTTTGATGTCGCATCTAGGTCGTCCGGATGGTCAGGTAAAACCGGAGTTCAGTCTGGAGTCGGTAGCCGCTAATTTGTCTCATCAATTAGATCGACCAGTTAAATTTGTGTCTGATTGTGTCGGTGATGTGGCGAGCGTTGCGACGAAAAACATGGCAGCTGGCGACGTAGTGTTACTCGAAAACCTCCGCTTTCATGCTGAGGAAGAGACCAACGATCGTACTTTTGCCGCAGATCTAGCGAAGAGTTCGCATGCGAGCTTGTTCGTTCAGGATGGCTTTGGTGTCGTGCATCGGGCGCATGCTTCGACCGCTGCGATTACGGAGTTTTTGCCGAGTGTTTCTGGGCTGTTGCTCGAAAGGGAATATCTGGAAATCGAGAAAGCCATCAAGGATCCGAATCGCCCCTTGACTGCAGTTTTGGGTGGCGCGAAAATTAGCGACAAGATCCCGCTCGTTAAAAAATTCGTCGAGATTGCTGATACCATTGTCGTGGGCGGTGCTATGGCGAGCAATTTTTTGAAATATCTCGGTTATAACGTGGCTGATAGTTTGGTCGAGCCGGATGTCGACAATGTAGTAAAAGATATTCTAGATGCTGCGCATAGTAAGTTTGGGGCTGAATTTCATCAACGATTTATTTTGCCAATTGATGTAGCAGTGGCGGAACATGGTGATGAAAATGAACCTAGGCTAGAGATGCCTGTTGATGCTGTACATGGCGACATGAAGATTCTTGATATAGGCGCAAAAACCATTGACCGAATCAGTCTCGCAGCAGTCGAATCAGGTACAGTGATTTGGAATGGAACACTTGGCGTGGCTGAGCGGGCAAATTTCGCGCATGGCTCGGCTCGTTTAGCGCTAGCACTCGCCACGCACCCTCACATCGTGAGTATTATCGGTGGCGGCGATACAGCTGATTTTGTCCGTAGCTGGGATGCTCTAAAAGGTGGCTCATTTACCCATGTCTCAACGGGCGGTGGCGCTAGTCTCGAATTGATGTCTGGTGATACCTTGCCTGGTATCGCGGCACTGTTGCCGAAATAAGGTCAGTAGATCTGTAGACAAGCAAGCATGACAGTCGTGACGGAGCGAAAGCTCAACGTCGTTATAGGTATAGCTAGGGGGAGGAGAAGCGGCCGAAGCCGAGGCTGGGTGAGATGTTCTAGGAAACCGACGATGGTCTCCGTTTGTCTCGCCCAGCCTGGCTGGTCGGCTGTTCAGGTGTTCGCTGCGCTCCAGCGAGCCACCTCGTTGAATGCGACGGCCTCCAGAGCGTGGAGGTTAGTTCCGGCCGAAGGCCGCAGTACGACCCTTGCTGTGTTGTCGTCGAGCACGCTGAGCGACTCCCCGGACAGTACCTCGAACAGGTGCCCACCGCATTCCTCGGCCTTCGGACCGACGACTGTGACGAGCAAAAATCGCCCGTTGTCATCGGCCTTGTACTCATACTGGGAGTAGCTGACACTCATGTATTCCTCTTCTTCAGTCGAGCGACATGCGGTTGGCGCCGTACCACAGTGCCACGGTGCTGAGGACGAACTTCTCGAATTGTTCGAGGCTCGTCTTGGGCGTCAGTCGGAACGTGACCTGGTAGGTGTCATCACCGAGCTTGGTGATGTCGGCCGTTGCATGCCGGTAGTACCGACCGGCGGTGACCTGTGCCGTCAAGTGCGCGGTCAGCTTGAGGCTGTCCGCACCACTGGCGGAAGCGACCAGATTGCCCTCGTCATTCAGATACAGGCCGATGCCTCGGATCGACTTGGTGGTGGTTGAATCGGACATGAACCCTCCTCGGGGTAGTTGTAACCTAGCTGGCATACTTGCTTGTCTTGTCAAAATGCGGCAAGCGGGCGTAGTGATACATAGCTAGTCTTGCTAATAGTTAATTTTATATTAATATGAGGTATTTGTCAATACTAGGGCGATCAGTGCTAGAATAGTAGCTATGAATCTGGCGACGAAATTATCAGCTATTCGTGGTGTTGGACCGAAAACAGCAGAGCAGCTAGAGGCGGCTGGGCTCGTTACCGTCGATGACCTGTTGAATTTTTTGCCTCGGCGACACGAAGACTTTTCAGAAGTTGTCTCAATTGCGGATCTCAGGCCTGGCAAAGTGACCATCAAAGTTCGCTGCGAATCAGTCCAGACAAAGTTTGTGCGACGTGGTATGCGGGTGACGACGGCAGTTCTAACTGATACTACCGGCAAGGTTCAGGCGGTGTGGTTCAACCAACCATACCGCGAAAAACAGTTATCAGGCGCCGGCGAATTTTATGTCAGCGGTGAGTTTGGCTTGCAGCGCGGGCGGTATCAGCTGACTGCGCCATCAGTTGAACTAGTCAAAGACCTTCCTGTTCAAACCGGTAGAGTGTTACCGGTCTATTCGCAACCGCGAGGTATCAAAACGACATTATTTAGAAAGATTTTATCTGAACTCCGGCCGCTCATCATGATGCTACCGGAAACGTTGCCGCCGGAAATAGTAACTAGCGAACGTTTAGCTAGTCGCTCCGAGGCTTTGACTGGGATACACTTTCCCGAGTCGCCCGGAGCAATCGCCTCGGCTCGCGAGAGGCTAGAGTTCGAGGAGCTATTTGGTTTGATCCTAGCTGCTAAGCTAAACAAGGCTGAAAATAGCAAACTAGACGGCTACAAAATTACGTTTAATCAGCTAAAGATTAAACAATTTGTGACGAGTTTACCATTCGATTTAACAGCCGCGCAAAAGAGAGCATTGTGGGACATTTTGCAGAATTTTGAGGCAGGGGTGCCGATGAATCGCCTGCTCCAGGGCGATGTTGGGTCTGGTAAAACTGTCGTGGCTGGTGCGGCAGTATATCAAGCTAGCCTAGCTGGTTTTCAGACAGCATTTATGGCACCGACGGAGATTCTAGCAACTCAACATGCCGAAACTCTCACTACATTATTGTCCCCGCATGGGCTATCGGTTGCCCTGCTGACGGGTTCGGTTAAAGGCAAGGCCAGAACAGAATTGCTAGCTCGGGTTGCCGAAGGCTCAGTCGATATCCTGGTTGGTACGCATGCATTATTCCAGCCGAATGTTATTTTTCATAAACTTGGCTTTGCGGTTATTGACGAACAGCATCGTTTCGGTGTCAAGCAGCGCCAGGAGCTATTGGCAAAAGGTTCCGATCATCATACGATGCCACATCTCCTATCGATGACCGCAACACCGATTCCGCGCTCATTGCAACTGACGCTGTTTGGCGACCTCGATATATCAATCATTAATCAATTGCCAAAAGGTCGCAAACCGATTACGACCGAGATAGTTTCGCCGAATAGTCGGGCTCAAATGAACGATAAGATTCGTGCCGAGCTAGAATCTGGTAGGCAAGCCTATTTCATAGCGCCACTCGTCGAGGATTCGAGTTTGACCGATCAGCAATCAGTCACTAGCTTGGCCAAAAAAGTCATGACGGATTTCAAAGGTTATCGGGTAGAGATCCTGCACGGCAAAATGAACGGTGAATCAAAAGACGCAGTCATGCGACGATTCCTGGCTCATGAAATAGATATCCTTGTCGCTACAACGGTGGTCGAGGTCGGTGTTGACGTGCCTAACTCAACTATCATTGTCATAGAAAATGCCGATCAGTTTGGACTCAGCCAATTGCACCAGCTGCGCGGGCGGGTCGGTCGTGGGCAGTGGCAGTCGCATTGCTATTTGGTGCAGTCAGATAGCAGTGCGCCGACGAGACGGTTGCGAGAGTTAGAGCGTAGCAATGACGGATTTTATTTGTCGGAAATCGATTTGCAGCTACGCGGTGCAGGCGAGATTTACGGCACGGCACAGCATGGTCAATTGAATCTAAAGATCGCCAATCTAGGAGATACGAAAATGATTGCGCGGGCCGCGACGGCAGCCACACGCTTTGCAGCAATGACTGCTAAAAATCCAGATATTCTGCTACAATATGAAGCGTTAGCTCACGAAGTCAATAAATACCAACGGCTAACTACTCTCAATTAATTATGTATTCAGGAACAACCATCAGGCGTGGCAGCGGAAAATTAATGGGTACGCATCAAAAGATTGATCGCGTGGCTCGTCGCCGTTTACAACGTTATATCCCGTCCGGAATCCATTTTCCAAAGTCTCGGGAAATCGTGAATTTTGAAGGTCTCAACGGTCCAGACGGTATCAAGAAGAAATCTCCCGCAAAGGATGAGCCGTGGCATTATATCGATCCAACTGATCCGGATGATCGACAGATTTTGGATCTGATTCAGGGTCACGAAAACAATTTAATTGCGGCGCTCGTGGAAAATAACCGAGAACGTGCGGCGTTCGAGGCAGCGTGGTTAGCGCACGCGATCACCGATGGTTTGACGCCAGCGCATCATTATCCGTACGAGGAAAAACTAGAAGAGCTGCGTGGCGAGGATCTAACGACGCGAACTAGTCTGGCTAAAAAAGTCATTATGCCGGGCAAAAATATGCGCGAAAAACTAGTCAATAACTGGGAGTATTGGAAGCCGAATGGATTATTGACGGCGCATGGATTCTTTGAATTCGGCGTGGCGACTATTGCTGCACCACGTCGTTTTCCGGATGTTGTGTTAACTCGCCATGATCGTCAAAAAGTACGCAAAGTTGGCGGCATAGTACCACTATACCAGCGTTCAGTGAACAAGATTTACAAAATGGGCCTCTACGATGAATTTTTACGTACTAGCTGGACAACCAAACTGGCACGCCGCGTTAAAAATCGTTTAATGCCAGAAATTATCCATGCGGTGTTGTTGTCGTGGTATTACTGCGCGTGGCGAGCCGGACAAGATTTGCGAAAACAGAGCTAAAATTGTACAATAACAGTATGACATTTAGCGAAGAACTAGCTTGGCGTGGCTTCGTAGGTCAGACGACCTACGAGGATCTAAAGCAAATTGATCAACCAGGGATTACTTTTTACCTCGGAGTTGACCCGAGTGCTGATAGTATGCAGATCGGTAATCTAGCCGCAATGATTTTGGCGCTACGGTTCGTCAGAGCTGGCCACAAGGCTATCTTACTGGCTGGCGGTGCAACTGGCATGGCTGGTGGCGATCCGGATGGCAAAGACGAAACGAGGGCTAAACTCTCTCTCGACACTATCGAGCACAACGTGGCGGCCATTGAGAATCAGTTCAAGATTATTTTTGCTGGCGAGGATATCCGGGTCGTCAATAACTACGACTGGTTTAAAAACATTAATTATATCGATTTCCTGCGTGATGTCGGTTGGCATTTTTCAATGACACAGCTACTGGATCGGGATTTTGTGCAGAGTCGTATCGGCGAGGGTGGCAAAGGTATTAATTATGCCGAATTTTCCTATTCTCTGATCCAGGGTTATGACTTTTTGCACCTATATCGCGAACACGGCGCGACGCTACAGCTCTGTGCAGTTGATCAGTTCGGTAACTCGGTCAGCGGTATGCAGATGATTCGAAAATTAGAGGGTGCTCGGGCCGATGTGTTCGGCATGCCGCTCGTTATTAATAAATCAACGGGCAAAAAATTTGGCAAGAGCGAAGGCGGTGCGGTTTGGCTCGCCTCGGAGAGAACGAGCCCATATCAGTTCTATCAGTTCTGGCTCAATGCTGATGATGATGGTGTGATTGATTACATAAAGATCTATACTTTCATGACACCCGAGGAAATTAATACTCTGGCCGAAGAGCATTTTGCCAATCCAAGTGTGCGCATGGCACAAAAGAAATTAGCCTACGAAGTTACCAAACTGGTGCACGGTGTGGAGACAACCGATCGCATCGTCGATATCACAACAACGCTGTTTGGCGGCGGTGATTCTAACATTTATGAGCTGCTAGGCGACACTGATAAGCTCGATATTTTGGCGCATGAAATTCCAGTA is a window from the Candidatus Saccharibacteria bacterium genome containing:
- a CDS encoding response regulator; translated protein: MSTITRIAIVEDDLMIAQMYRMKLESEGFDVNVAANGKDGVPMVAAHQPDIILLDIQLPEMDGATALRNIRALPGGQDIPVIILTNIGQQEAPRELDALGVEHYIVKADLTPRQVVEQIKNILGIAPTAD
- the pyk gene encoding pyruvate kinase; this encodes MSNKLTMKNTKILATIGPAVDSQEKIAALIDAGVNGCRMNFSHGNPEERNMQFQWIREYSAKVGKHVAILQDLQGPKIRIGQLKDDMQFDIEAGDEIGLTYGIEHDGGNNLPSQFDLSQGAKPGERIYLFDGRIKTIVERIEGATVWVRAENSGYVISRKSINLPDTNFDQGQILTEKDIADLEWGADKDFDYLAVSFIHKASDLDYIRQIMADRGIDRPLITKLETKMGADPDNLEDIVKKSDGVMVARGDLSTEAGLEVVPVVQRKIIALCQKHCKLSIVATQMMASMVDNPEPTRAEVSDVATAAIEGADVVMLSEETAMGHYPIEAVQAMKKTILYAQEHLPVNPLYVREGSDVYRDSIAESAVMMAQRTEADAIVVETSSGKMARNIAIHRPKCPILAVAPSDRVANQTSLLYATHGFYGQAGEGVAVAQRLFDEGFFGKDPATIIVVRRSPETAQSSIANTIQLQVLGAQ
- a CDS encoding phosphoglycerate kinase; protein product: MRVDYNVPLGKDGSIADDFRITASLPTIRYLLKRGARLVLMSHLGRPDGQVKPEFSLESVAANLSHQLDRPVKFVSDCVGDVASVATKNMAAGDVVLLENLRFHAEEETNDRTFAADLAKSSHASLFVQDGFGVVHRAHASTAAITEFLPSVSGLLLEREYLEIEKAIKDPNRPLTAVLGGAKISDKIPLVKKFVEIADTIVVGGAMASNFLKYLGYNVADSLVEPDVDNVVKDILDAAHSKFGAEFHQRFILPIDVAVAEHGDENEPRLEMPVDAVHGDMKILDIGAKTIDRISLAAVESGTVIWNGTLGVAERANFAHGSARLALALATHPHIVSIIGGGDTADFVRSWDALKGGSFTHVSTGGGASLELMSGDTLPGIAALLPK
- a CDS encoding copper-translocating P-type ATPase — encoded protein: MSVKSRFVISLLCSLPMAFEMMARPLFGWELPGHTYTMFALTTVVMIIGAWPFIRTAMAAFRNHHANMDTLIAIGTSTAYIYSMYAMLNHQPVFFEVAAFVITFILLGQLFEEMTKGRANSAIEKLLVLQAKDAEVLRGGKLVQIPLTEIVVGDIVQVKPGQKIAVDGVIVEGSSTIDEAMVTGESLPVSKKVGDTVIGSTINKTGMFMFQATKVGHDTLLAQIVELVKKAQVSRAPIQKTVDTISNIFVPTVLIIAILTFVVWHVLLDADIATAMLYAVAVIIIACPCALGLATPTALMVGTGRGAKMGIIIKNGEVLEAAHDIQTVIFDKTGTITLGKPVVTDVVGDEKAVLQLAASLEHASEHPLAAAILDKASELGIEPKKVTKFRALEGRGVSAEIDGALTFIGNGTLLPGKLDTTLEKEMQRLQDEAKTVVIVGSKNKATGLIAIQDTPKDTSTAAIATLKKRGYHTIMITGDNERVARAIADQVGINEVVAEVLPSDKADHVASLQSRGKVAFVGDGINDAPALAAADLGIAMGSGTDIAIESGGIVLVKNDLRDIVTALALSQKTFNRIKLNLFWAFIYNVIGIPIAAGVFVWVGLKLSPELAGLAMAFSSVSVVSSSLLLNRVKL
- a CDS encoding CBS domain-containing protein, with the translated sequence MDILLISLTGLVLVCLLAFRFQAGQSRFEINNLAEHNKKYRQLARFLDLYPGLSILVHALALVVAILLTGLSVNAWGLWGGGAIAFGAILLSWLLGRMLHGVAASLIGSHLDFFNRYFAWTGILSKLVIASDEPHIGSEAELMHLIHNGDFLDDDTKDLIKNTIDFKDKAVKSVMTPRANIGFIHSRDHLTPKLLDELFSSGYKIFPVINNSIDHTVGFLYLDDVLPIDQHEKVLADVIRKAPPPVDQTAPLEAALKQMAEYHSSVLLVEKDGKVVGLVTMTDIVRSLFGSHDL
- a CDS encoding cupredoxin domain-containing protein, which codes for MDKIIIVVGAVIVTSFILWWFFGKRKTTETEANMSDHSQEVTVTVKGGYTPNTVVLKQGVPAKIVFDRKDPSGCFNEVVFPDFGIHETLPVNESYPIEIDTSKPGEYQYACGMNMFHGKVVIK
- a CDS encoding bifunctional 5,10-methylenetetrahydrofolate dehydrogenase/5,10-methenyltetrahydrofolate cyclohydrolase, translating into MTKILNGRDLADFIKERQAHQVRGLIQHDHVRPKLAIIQTIDNPVIDTYVRLKKAYGADILIDVDVHKIPQSEAIALVARLNQDDTVHGIIIQLPLENPEETSQIVDAVDPAKDVDGLGAGAILDPATPMAINWLLAGYNVELRGKNIVIVGNGRLVGAPLARMWRNSNLAVTVLDSSSNDPEQIKDADVIVAATGVPGLIKSDDVKTGAVVIDAGTASEQGKIVGDVDPELRDRSDITITPEKGGVGPLTITALFDNVIRAARSTVKD